A region of Anopheles merus strain MAF chromosome 2R, AmerM5.1, whole genome shotgun sequence DNA encodes the following proteins:
- the LOC121587929 gene encoding uncharacterized protein LOC121587929: MDTEHWPLQPFNDIADASDLRREWEEWHRAFELIVTLKKIETQSEKLAYMLARGGRGLQRIYFNLAAVPGEQHPRAVSIPFKQLPVPEYDNAIKRLNHFFLGKRNERIELEVFRSLKQENEESVNQYVLRLRAQASRCDFQDRVTKEILHQITIGAKDERVRDKGLEDIMELDELINYAINREVLISQKMKIKDKEIEPSIAYVKQQPMITKRKWQDTSCHRCGSWRHNGNSNECYARKARCNACGRIGHFGRCCKTEGENVTKNRFQWKKPKTESSGHMQRNQRRNSDAVDNLNERLTTSRLWENGMVTCTLDHVPVEFLIDSGASVNTVTEEVWKTLQEFKADIHDITYDCNKNITAYASKQPIKIILKFKSLVTVNENKPTVYAEFFVVQNSNKSLLGKTTAEQLKVLKVGLEVQNLEEKIQPFPKFPNIQIRLSINKAIPPKKYRILEFQLR; this comes from the exons ATGGATACTGAACATTGGCCTTTGCAGCCATTCAATGATATTGCGGATGCATCGGATCTACGTCGCGAGTGGGAAGAATGGCATAGAGCATTTGAACTGATTGTCACACTGAAGAAAATCGAAACACAAAGCGAGAAATTAGCATACATGCTGGCACGTGGAGGTCGGGGCTTGCAGCGGATATATTTCAACTTAGCAGCGGTGCCAGGAGAACAACATCCAAGGGCAGTTTCGATACCGTTTAAACAATTACCAGTACCGGAATACGACAATGCCATCAAACGACTGAACCACTTCTTTCTCgggaaaagaaatgaaaggATAGAGTTAGAAGTGTTTCGGTCACTTAAGCAAGAGAATGAAGAGTCCGTTAATCAATATGTTCTGCGTCTTCGGGCACAAGCTTCTCGATGTGACTTTCAGGACCGAGTAACAAAAGAAATATTACATCAAATAACAATAGGAGCAAAGGACGAAAGAGTTCGGGACAAAGGCTTAGAAGACATAATGGAATTAGATGAGCTTATTAATTATGCAATTAACAGGGAAGTATTAATAAGccagaaaatgaaaattaaagaCAAAGAAATTGAACCGTCAATTGCatacgtcaaacaacaaccaatgataacaaaaagaaaatggcaaGATACTAGCTGCCACCGTTGTGGGTCATGGCGACATAACGGAAATTCTAATGAGTGTTATGCTAGAAAAGCTCGTTGTAATGCTTGCGGGCGCATAGGACATTTCGGTAGATGTTGCAAAACGGAAGGAGAAAATGTAACAAAGAATAGGTTTCAATGGAAAAAACCGAAAACAGAATCATCAGGACATATGCAGCGAAATCAAAGACGAAACTCAGATGCGGTAGACAACCTTAATGag cGATTAACGACATCACGGCTTTGGGAGAACGGTATGGTCACATGTACATTGGATCATGTTCCTGTTGAATTTTTAATAGATTCAGGTGCGTCTGTGAATACCGTTACGGAGGAAGTATGGAAAACATTACAAGAATTCAAAGCAGATATTCACGATATCACGTACGACTGTAACAAGAATATAACTGCGTATGCGAGCAAACAACCcataaaaataattcttaaatttaaatcattagTAACAGTTAACGAAAATAAGCCAACGGTATATGCGGAATTCTTTGTAGTGCAGAATAGCAACAAATCATTGTTAGGCAAAACTACTGCCGAGCAGTTAAAAGTGTTAAAAGTAGGTTTAGAGGTACAgaatttagaagaaaaaatacaaccttttccaaaatttcCAAATATTCAGATCAGATTATCCATTAATAAGGCAATACCCCCAAAAAAATATCGTATATTAGAGTTCCAATTgcgttag
- the LOC121587933 gene encoding extensin-like, with protein MHGSFGGHKLYLGPAPSLTTSYKYTPASSHAFFAPAVGQGHQFTGGFGGPEPTHFKYGSSFGSKELSDLLKQLHSVGPLTIKAIPASYAYGSPFPEQDAGHPSPSVVLDSSAFHLKPMPLKFHPEVASFAHGVSLPQAAALTAPAGPTSTSSTYGHLAHSLGHEPSYASGVKGLRHYSSSPNVPASDLYSGNKYISTLNLHQPTTATMVSPLHTSVHSTVGGGGSGSSSSAHQKPFKPSTYLGSTHETISAPSTSHTGAYLAPSLQYLPPVSKGAPFPPKLSYDSPAKHGYLPPAPPSTNAYLPPPPKPAHGYLPPVPSSNYLPLSASSAPSGSHEDTGRKPSGQQQQHHHHHHIHHGSEQSSESLEYSGATAAVPTPTAVTASHHWKH; from the coding sequence ATGCACGGTTCGTTCGGTGGCCACAAGCTTTACCTCGGTCCGGCGCCATCGCTCACCACCAGCTACAAGTACACGCCGGCCTCTTCGCACGCGTTCTTCGCACCGGCGGTCGGGCAGGGCCACCAGTTCACCGGTGGGTTCGGTGGTCCCGAGCCGACCCACTTCAAGTACGGCAGCAGCTTCGGCTCGAAGGAGCTGTCCGATCTGCTGAAACAGCTGCACTCGGTGGGGCCGCTCACGATCAAGGCCATCCCGGCGAGCTACGCGTACGGATCACCGTTCCCCGAGCAGGACGCTGGCCACCCTAGCCCCTCGGTCGTGCTCGATAGCAGCGCTTTCCACCTGAAACCGATGCCACTAAAGTTCCACCCGGAGGTGGCCAGCTTCGCCCATGGCGTGAGCCTTCCGCAAGCGGCCGCCCTTACGGCACCGGCCGGTCCAACGTCGACGTCTTCCACGTACGGCCACTTGGCACACTCGCTCGGGCACGAACCGTCGTACGCGAGCGGTGTGAAGGGGCTGCGCCATTACTCCAGCTCCCCGAACGTCCCCGCCAGCGATCTGTACTCGGGCAACAAGTACATCTCCACGCTGAATCTACACCAGCCCACGACGGCCACGATGGTGTCGCCCCTGCACACCTCCGTCCACTCTACGGTCGgaggcggcggcagcggcagcagcagcagtgcgcaCCAGAAGCCCTTCAAACCGTCCACCTACCTTGGCTCGACGCACGAAACCATCTCGGCGCCCTCCACCTCGCACACCGGCGCGTATCTGGCGCCCTCGCTGCAGTACCTGCCCCCGGTCAGCAAAGGGGCACCGTTCCCGCCCAAGCTCAGCTACGACTCGCCGGCCAAGCATGGCTACCTGCCACCAGCTCCCCCGTCCACCAACGCGTACCTTCCCCCGCCGCCAAAACCGGCCCACGGATATCTGCCACCCGTGCCGAGCTCGAACTACCTTCCACTCTCTGCATCTTCTGCACCGTCCGGATCGCACGAAGACACTGGCCGGAAGCCGTcaggacagcagcagcagcaccatcaccaccatcacatcCACCACGGCAGCGAACAGTCGAGCGAAAGTCTCGAGTACAGTGGAGCGACCGCCGCCGTCCCTACGCCAACGGCCGTGACAGCGTCGCACCACTGGAAGCACTAG
- the LOC121587930 gene encoding atypical kinase COQ8B, mitochondrial has product MSRAQDAVGILRGLKIVADAVGKSQSEYAKHLWANSSVREVLEQQLSTGEQSVKQVLNNPAQELEKVGGKLRETIERTAVVAEGLRQLTAAAIPKVGPLSPDAFLNQRIPSAGTVAPPGSEPSGDIASLDISKITLKELESILSEHSKTREIKLGLDNGKRSTAKHVEPIVATESPAVAAESHTAAPSQTTLPPEPAARLKEPARETKAFTRDEQQIEKMLHFVSSYDKNPSATVPPPAVPPTNPAQPIELPQLSTVAKQRKVPSSRVARLASFGGLFAGLGLGTVNELAKGALGIGGTLDVKQALFSPTNAERIVDTLCKVRGAALKLGQILSIQDSNIVSPQLVKAFERVRQAADYMPDWQVERQLVSELGPDWRSKLQSFDQKPFAAASIGQVHRGVLKDGGMEVAIKIQYPGVAKSIESDIDNLVSMLKVWDVFPAGVFIDNVVAVAKRELAWEVDYTREAEYTERFAQMIRHMPEYRVPRVVKELTSKNVLTTELVPGVPMDRCFDMSQEHRDHIAYCVMKLCLNELFTFRCMQTDPNWSNFLYDASTKQVMLIDFGATRFYQKAFMDDYLRVIIAATKNDRQQILELSRKMGFLTGYETPAMEKAHVDAVLILGEVFSVPGEFEFGRQSTTKKIAALVPVMIAHRLCPPPEEIYSLHRKLSGVFLLCARLNAKIDCKPIFNEVMQNYKFD; this is encoded by the exons ATGTCCCGTGCACAAGACGCCGTCGGTATTCTGCGGGGCCTCAAGATAGTGGCCGATGCCGTTGGCAAATCGCAATCCGAGTACGCCAAACATCTGTGGGCCAATTCAAGCGTGCGGGAGGTGCTGGAGCAGCAACTATCGACCGGCGAGCAGTCGGTCAAGCAAGTGCTGAACAATCCGGCCCAGGAGCTGGAAAAGGTTGGTGGCAAGCTGCGCGAAACGATCGAGCGGACGGCGGTTGTGGCGGAAGGCCTCCGGCAGCTGACCGCAGCGGCGATACCGAAAGTGGGCCCGCTTTCGCCGGATGCATTTCTGAACCAGCGCATTCCGTCCGCCGGAACCGTTGCCCCGCCCGGGTCGGAACCCTCGGGAGATATAGCCAGCCTGGACATTTCCAAGATTACCCTGAAGGAGCTGGAGTCGATACTGTCCGAGCACAGCAAAACTCGCGAGATAAAGCTAGGCTTAGACAACGGGAAACGATCCACCGCAAAGCATGTGGAACCGATCGTTGCAACAGAAAGCCCAGCGGTGGCAGCAGAatcacacacagcagcaccatcacaaACCACTCTACCTCCAGAGCCGGCAGCCCGCCTCAAGGAGCCGGCTCGTGAAACGAAAGCTTTTACACGCGACGAGCAGCAGATAGAGAAgatgttgcattttgtttcctCCTACGATAAGAACCCGTCGGCGACGGTTCCACCGCCCGCCGTACCGCCGACAAATCCAGCACAACCGATCGAACTACCTCAGCTCAGCACGGTGGCCAAGCAGCGCAAAGTCCCTTCGTCACGCGTCGCACGACTCGCCTCGTTCGGTGGTCTGTTTGCCGGGCTCGGCCTGGGCACGGTGAACGAGCTGGCGAAGGGTGCCCTTGGTATTGGCGGTACGCTGGACGTGAAGCAGGCCCTGTTCAGTCCGACCAACGCGGAACGCATCGTCGACACGCTGTGCAAGGTGCGGGGCGCGGCGCTGAAGCTGGGCCAGATTCTGAGCATTCAGGATTCGAACATCGTATCGCCGCAGCTGGTGAAAGCGTTCGAGCGTGTCCGGCAGGCGGCCGATTACATGCCGGACTGGCAGGTGGAGCGGCAGCTCGTCAGCGAGCTCGGCCCGGACTGGCGCTCCAAGCTGCAGAGCTTCGACCAGAAACCGTTTGCGGCCGCCTCGATCGGCCAGGTGCATCGGGGCGTACTGAAGGATGGTGGCATGGAGGTGGCCATCAAGATCCAGTACCCGGGGGTGGCGAAAAGCATCGAAAGCGACATCGACAATCTTGTTTCGATGCTGAAGGTGTGGGACGTGTTTCCGGCCGGCGTGTTCATCGACAACGTGGTCGCGGTGGCCAAGCGCGAGCTGGCCTGGGAGGTGGATTACACGCGCGAGGCCGAGTACACGGAGCGATTCGCGCAAATGATACGCCACATGCCGGAGTATCGGGTGCCGCGCGTGGTAAAGGAGCTGACTTCGAAGAATGTACTGACGACGGAGCTCGTACCGGGCGTACCGATGGATCGGTGCTTCGACATGAG CCAAGAACATCGTGATCACATTGCGTACTGCGTGATGAAGCTCTGCCTGAACGAGCTGTTCACCTTCCGGTGCATGCAAACGGACCCGAACTGGTCCAACTTCCTGTACGACGCGTCGACGAAGCAGGTGATGCTGATCGATTTCGGCGCGACGCGCTTCTACCAGAAGGCATTCATGGACGATTACTTAAGG GTCATTATTGCGGCGACGAAAAACGACCGCCAGCAGATACTGGAGCTGTCGCGCAAGATGGGCTTCCTGACCGGCTACGAAACGCCCGCCATGGAGAAGGCCCACGTCGACGCCGTGCTCATCCTCGGCGAAGTGTTCAGCGTGCCGGGCGAGTTCGAGTTCGGTCGGCAGAGCACGACGAAGAAGATTGCCGCCCTGGTGCCGGTAATGATTGCGCATCGGCTCTGCCCGCCGCCGGAAGAGATCTACTCGCTGCACCGGAAGCTTTCCGGTGTGTTTTTGCTGTGCGCGCGGCTTAACGCCAAGATCGACTGTAAGCCTATCTTTAACGAGGTGATGCAGAATTACAAGTTTGACTAA
- the LOC121587934 gene encoding general odorant-binding protein 19d-like, producing the protein MKLSSAVLYFALLATAMVCRAQAGSAEELEQAKEMLRGLAAECKTKEGATDEDVEGFVNDKMPESRTQKCLAGCMQEQFGVSNGKAFQEDGFIEIAKMLMKGDETKIELAKEIAADCKEVANDDRCELAVDIMNCLKESAEKHGIELKH; encoded by the exons ATGAAGCTGTCCAGCGCGGTCCTGTACTTTGCCCTGCTTGCCACGGCAATGGTCTGTCGGGCGCAG GCGGGCAGTGCGGAGGAGCTCGAGCAGGCGAAGGAAATGTTGCGCGGTTTGGCGGCGGAGTGCAAAACGAAGGAGGGCGCCACCGACGAGGATGTGGAGGGTTTCGTCAACGATAAGATGCCCGAGTCGCGCACGCAGAAATGTTTGGCCGGCTGCATGCAGGAACAGTTCGGCGTCTCGAACGGGAAAGCGTTCCAGGAGGACGGTTTCATCGAGATCGCCAAGATGCTAATGAAGGGCGACGAGACCAAGATCGAGCTGGCGAAGGAGATTGCGGCCGACTGTAAGGAGGTGGCGAACGACGATCGGTGCGAGCTGGCGGTGGACATTATGAACTGTTTGAAGGAGTCGGCCGAAAAGCACGGCATTGAGCTGAAACACTGA
- the LOC121587931 gene encoding probable glutamate receptor, with product MNYSVELSELTHGELFHFELNRLLKWIFLQHLVSFFCTCIVVGTGSSDHWTASAEQFPHPVMVVALSCNDELDVLLNAIENGCQTFIVAQSTAIEFLDAFRYVHDRATVRYPHKRVIILADDADVQWRRTVFEHGAFRDVMDWLLVHPQPDGKRVDLLTTSSGHDEWIPLASHDTSVPGILPRTVELFPNKRTNLWGRSVRLAIFNYEPYTLWSAVDDANDANAFYQHNRTLVIDGTEARLFVEFCAKLNCSLEISLDEAGEWGQIFDNRTGDGIIGAVVERRADIGVGALYSWYHESLYLALSKPISRTGVTCIAPKPLPLSSWMTALLPFSTVMWLAVLGTIAVSTVCEMVVSFVTQKFNPNKMHRVDACESIMAIISIFILQAVLIRTTRNPYCSQMILIGSILFVGLMIGNAYSGGLASVMTVPRFEKSIDTVQDLADRNLRWGSTHDAWIFSIQLATQPTIVKLLESFVTYPKDVLHEHAKQRNLAYSIERLPYGHYAVGDYITDVVSSNFEIMLEDIYWENCVAMATKTWPLMDELDELTLRIFQSGIQRYWELEVVTKFADNKVQHAISTSRHFDNPGPIPLQPSHLVGAFFLLAVGLGLGTVCLLLELLWHRLTATNDGTGMARRSETP from the exons ATGAACTACAGTGTGGAGCTTTCGGAGCTGACGCATGGCGAGCTGTTTCACTTTGAGTTGAATCGACTGTTGAAATGGATCT TTCTACAGCATTTGGTAAGCTTTTTCTGCACCTGTATCGTGGTGGGCACAGGCAGCTCCGACCATTGGACAGCCTCTGCCGAACAGTTCCCTCATCCGGTAATGGTAGTTGCCCTTTCCTGCAACGACGAGCTCGACGTGCTGCTGAACGCTATCGAAAATGGATGCCAA ACCTTCATTGTGGCCCAATCGACCGCGATCGAGTTTTTGGATGCGTTTCGCTACGTGCATGATCGTGCCACCGTTCGCTACCCGCACAAGCGTGTCATCATCCTAGCCGATGACGCAGACGTGCAGTGGCGACGAACCGTTTTCGAGCATGGTGCGTTTCGTGACGTGATGGATTGGCTGCTAGTACACCCCCAGCCGGATGGAAAGCGTGTCGATCTTCTGACGACTAGTTCAGGGCACGACGAGTGGATACCTTTGGCAAGTCACGACACATCCGTGCCGGGCATATTGCCTCGTACCGTCGAGCTGTTCCCGAACAAGCGCACCAACCTGTGGGGTCGCTCCGTACGGTTGGCCATCTTTAACTACGAACCGTACACGCTGTGGAGTGCGGTGGACGATGCCAACGATGCAAACGCCTTCTATCAACACAACCGGACGCTCGTCATCGACGGAACGGAGGCACGGTTGTTTGTTGAGTTTTGTGCCAAGCTGAACTGCAGCCTGGAGATCTCGCTGGACGAGGCGGGCGAGTGGGGCCAAATCTTCGACAACCGTACTGGGGATGGCATTATTGGGGCTGTGGTCGAACGCAGGGCTGACATTGGAGTCGGTGCACTGTACTCCTGGTACCACGAGTCGCTGTATCTTGCCCTCTCCAAACCGATCTCCCGTACGGGCGTTACCTGTATCGCACCGAAACCGCTGCCCCTATCCTCCTGGATGACAGCACTGCTACCCTTCTCGACCGTGATGTGGCTAGCCGTACTGGGTACCATCGCGGTGTCCACCGTGTGCGAGATGGTGGTCAGCTTCGTGACGCAAAAGTTCAACCCCAACAAG ATGCATCGGGTAGACGCCTGCGAGTCCATAATGGCGATCATCTCCATCTTCATACTGCAGGCCGTGTTAATACGCACCACCCGCAATCCCTACTGCTCGCAGATGATCCTGATCGGGTCGATCCTGTTCGTCGGCCTCATGATCGGCAACGCGTACAGTGGTGGGCTGGCCAGTGTGATGACGGTGCCACGGTTTGAGAAATCCATCGATACCGTGCAGGATCTGGCGGATCGCAATCTACGCTGGGGCTCGACACACGACGCGTGGATCTTTTCCATCCAGCTCGCAACGCAG CCCACGATAGTGAAGCTGCTGGAGAGCTTCGTCACCTACCCGAAGGATGTGCTGCACGAGCACGCGAAGCAGCGCAACCTGGCGTACAGCATCGAGCGGCTGCCGTACGGACACTATGCCGTCGGGGACTACATCACCGACGTGGTGTCCAGCAACTTCGAGATCATGCTGGAGGACATCTACTGGGAGAACTGTGTGGCGATGGCCACCAAAACCTGGCCGCTGATGGACGAGCTGGACGAGCTGACGTTGCGCATTTTCCAGAGCGGAATTCAACGCTACTGGGAACTGGAG GTGGTGACCAAGTTTGCCGATAATAAGGTCCAGCACGCCATCTCGACGTCGCGTCATTTCGACAACCCGGGCCCGATACCGCTGCAACCGTCGCACCTGGTCGGAGCGTTCTTTCTGCTTGCCGTGGGACTTGGCCTCGGGACGGTGTGCCTACTGCTCGAGCTACTGTGGCACAGATTAACCGCTACCAATGATGGAACAGGCATGGCCAGGAGAAGTGAGACACCTTAG